A section of the Malania oleifera isolate guangnan ecotype guangnan chromosome 2, ASM2987363v1, whole genome shotgun sequence genome encodes:
- the LOC131148297 gene encoding scarecrow-like protein 14 encodes MSVAANRAQLYFQNFDRPNNEDEMERSGREGKRRTEDIVDILMNDDIEEKLGTFVDPLALRATEKSFYEVLGKKYPPSPTHLTLCNPVEKISCNYNSSNNFISQSTSQMPLSSKGIFYDGLMKPSVTTHPFSNPSSSNRDESILMQFRKRVEKAHKYLPIVDFDSHDLVVEKNDRGDSDGEEEEEEGTVCGEVEELSNMLHQVFLFADAKKEHSKCTAKEDSKNNRASGLIGGKDRVKKRRNEVVDLRDLLISCAEALAATDITTTNKLLKEIRQHSSYIGDASQRMAHYFANALEARLAGTGAQICADMFSLKPPSIDTLKFYRSFSPACPFERISLNFANQRVLDVTEKGTKLHIIDFGITFGFQWTMIVQDLLARVGGTPNICITGIEPPQHAKKWDNIQFDDIKINKDEVIAVNCLSQFENRLPDDTVALNSSRNIVLDLIQKINPKIFLHAVRNGSFNVPFFVRRVQKTIYHDSAWFDMMDKIFPRENSTRLMFEQGIIGQEVVKIVACEGSERIVRPETYKHWQARNTNAGFKQLPLSRELMKRLRTKVMSMYDKDFMIEEDGHWMLLGWKGKILQAFSCWVPNEY; translated from the exons atgtcggtggcggcgaaCAGAGCCCAACTATATTTTCAGAATTTTGATCGGCCAAATAACGAAGATGAGATGGAGaggagtgggagagaggggaagCGGAGAACAGAG GACATAGTGGATATTCTCATGAACGACGACATAGAGGAGAAGTTGGGTACTTTTGTCGACCCCTTGGCTCTCAGAGCTACCGAGAAATCATTTTACGAAGTTCTAGGTAAGAAGTATCCTCCCTCACCTACCCACCTCACTCTTTGCAATCCTGTTGAAAAAATTTCTTGCAATTATAATAGTTCCAACAATTTTATTTCTCAGTCCACTTCGCAAATGCCCTTAAGTTCCAAGGGGATTTTTTATGATGGATTGATGAAGCCTTCTGTAACTACGCATCCTTTTTCTAATCCTTCAAGTAGCAACAGGGATGAGTCCATTTTAATGCAGTTTAGAAAAAGGGTAGAGAAAGCTCACAAATATCTCCCAATTGTTGATTTTGACAGCCATGATCTAGTGGTAGAGAAGAATGATAGAGGTGATTCagatggagaagaagaagaagaagaaggaacgGTTTGTGGCGAAGTGGAAGAGTTATCGAACATGCTTCACCAGGTTTTTCTCTTTGCTGACGCAAAAAAAGAGCATTCAAAGTGCACTGCTAAAGAAGATTCCAAGAATAACCGAGCTAGTGGATTGATTGGTGGGAAAGATCGagtaaaaaaaagaagaaatgaagtAGTGGATTTAAGGGATCTGCTTATTAGTTGTGCAGAAGCCCTAGCTGCTACTGACATTACGACTACAAATAAACTTTTAAAGGAGATTAGGCAACATTCTTCTTATATTGGTGATGCATCTCAGAGGATGGCACATTACTTTGCCAATGCTCTTGAGGCACGCTTGGCAGGTACTGGGGCTCAAATTTGTGCTGACATGTTTTCCCTCAAACCACCATCTATTGACACATTGAAATTCTATCGATCTTTTTCCCCTGCCTGTCCATTTGAAAGGATCAGCTTAAATTTTGCAAATCAGCGCGTTTTGGATGTGACTGAGAAAGGAACAAAACTTCATATTATAgattttggtatcacatttggaTTCCAATGGACCATGATTGTGCAAGATCTCTTAGCTAGAGTTGGTGGTACTCCTAATATTTGCATTACAGGCATAGAGCCTCCTCAACATG CAAAAAAGTGGGACAATATTCAATTTGATGATATTAAGATCaacaaagatgaggtcattgctGTGAATTGTCTATCCCAATTTGAGAATCGTCTTCCCGATGACACAGTTGCATTGAATAGTTCACGAAATATTGTACTAGAcctaattcaaaaaataaatcctAAAATATTTCTCCATGCTGTTAGGAATGGATCTTTCAATGTCCCATTTTTTGTTAGACGGGTCCAAAAGACGATATACCACGATTCTGCATGGTTTGATATGATGGATAAAATATTTCCCCGTGAAAATTCAACTAGGTTGATGTTTGAGCAAGGGATAATTGGGCAAGAGGTTGTGAAAATCGTAGCATGTGAGGGTTCTGAGAGGATTGTGAGGCCTGAAACATATAAGCATTGGCAAGCTCGTAATACAAATGCTGGATTTAAGCAGCTTCCATTAAGCAGGGAACTTATGAAGAGATTAAGAACGAAGGTGATGTCTATGTACGACAAAGATTTTATGATTGAGGAAGATGGTCACTGGATGCTCTTGGGATGGAAAGGCAAAATATTGCAAGCTTTCTCTTGTTGGGTTCCAAATGAGTATTAA